Proteins encoded together in one Anopheles darlingi chromosome 3, idAnoDarlMG_H_01, whole genome shotgun sequence window:
- the LOC125954435 gene encoding tyrosine-protein kinase transmembrane receptor Ror2 produces MGRAKLRSRVTCSSVVGCLLAISASWLTATPSATTNSVLAVSTSPAQLRAGNAGRDTVAAAAAATGWYESGDEEEGYCAPYNGKVCKRFINSRQVWYSREDGTGGWENEKITTALFEDLINDLPPYCRPAAEKLLCAYAFPQCVIKEATTIRLPLCYEDCVATYLQFCYNDWALIEEKKERGDVIKSRGHFRLPNCEELPRYNRTAKPPVCSHVGLTELVPEEVTYDCRMGSGRFYLGTVNVSSSGIPCQKWDSQEPHSHHKPPLVFAELQDAENYCRNAGGEEPTPWCYTTDKTVRWQACDIPLCPNSTDASDIRPKIDMTMESVFTPSMIFLLSGIGFVAIVLLHLMVLLCYRVSRHRRNRRPAGAASFNTTAGSTAGPDAAGIDINKLPSNANYHRTGAQLNPKLEKLEFPRNNIIYIKDLGQGAFGRVFQAKAPGLVAGEDFTLVAVKMLKDEASQDLQVDFEREACLLAEFDHPNIVKLLGVCAIGRPMCLLFEFMARGDLNEFLRQCSPFAQQNRADSISTELSHGDLLNIAHQIASGMMYLSERKFVHRDLATRNCLIDDQMVVKIADFGLSHKIYLQDYYKGDENDAIPIRWMPLESILYNKYTIESDVWAYGVCLWEIFSFAMQPYYGMTHEEVVKFVKEGNMLGCPENTPLTVYDLMRRCWSRKPNDRPSFHAIYQKLQQIRADFEGKMLM; encoded by the exons atgggCCGTGCCAAACTCCGGAGTCGTGTGACTTGCTCGAGCGTCGTCGGTTGTTTGCTAGCAATATCCGCTTCTTGGCTGACTGCCACACCTagtgccaccaccaactccGTACTGGCCGTCTCCACTTCCCCGGCACAACTTCGTGCGGGCAACGCCGGTCGCGATACCGTGGccgcggctgcggcggccacAGGGTGGTACGAGTCGGGTGACGAAGAGGAAGGTTACTGTGCACCGTATAACGGCAAAGTGTGCAAGCGGTTCATCAACAGCCGGCAAGTATGGTACAGTCGGGAGGACGGTACGGGTGGCTGGGAGAACGAAAAGATCACCACCGCACTGTTTGAGGATCTTATCAACGATCTACCACCCTACTGTCGGCCGGCAGCAGAG aaaCTCCTCTGTGCCTACGCGTTCCCGCAGTGCGTGATAAAGGAGGCCACGACCATCCGGTTGCCACTGTGCTATGAAGACTGCGTGGCGACGTATTTGCAGTTTTGCTACAATGATTGGGCGTTGattgaagaaaagaaggagcgGGGAGATGTGATTAAATCGAGAGGACATTTCCGACTGCCGAACTGCGAAGAGTTGCCACGCTATAATCGAACAGCGAAACCTCCCGTATGCTCGCACGTCGGTCTGACGGAGCTAGTTCCGGAGGAAGTGACCT ATGATTGTCGTATGGGTAGTGGACGATTTTATCTCGGTACGGTGAACGTATCGAGCAGTGGCATTCCGTGCCAAAAGTGGGACTCCCAGGAACCGCACTCACATCACAAGCCACCGCTCGTGTTTGCCGAATTGCAGGATGCGGAAAACTACTGCAGGAATGCGGGAGGCGAAGAACCAACGCCATGGTGCTACACTACTGATAAGACCGTACGGTGGCAGGCCTGCGATATACCTCTTTGTC CTAACTCAACTGATGCTAGTGACATCCGTCCAAAGATCGACATGACGATGGAGTCCGTGTTTACGCCTTCGATGATTTTCCTGCTCTCCGGCATCGGCTTTGTGGCGATTGTGCTGCTCCATCTGATGGTCCTGCTGTGCTACCGTGTGTCGCGCCATCGACGCAATCGCCGTCCGGCGGGTGCGGCCAGTTTTAATACGACTGCCGGCAGTACGGCCGGTCCCGATGCGGCCGGGATCGACATTAACAAGCTTCCGTCGAATGCGAACTACCACCGGACGGGGGCACAGCTGAATCCGAAGCTCGAGAAGCTAGAGTTTCCtcgcaacaacatcatctaCATCAAGGATCTGGGCCAGGGTGCGTTCGGTCGTGTGTTTCAGGCCAAAGCGCCAGGGTTGGTGGCGGGCGAAGACTTTACGCTCGTGGCCGTAAAGATGCTAAAGGATGAAGCTAGCCAGGATCTGCAGGTGGACTTTGAGCGCGAAGCCTGTTTGCTGGCCGAGTTCGATCATCCGAACATTGTGAAGTTGCTTGGTGTGTGCGCCATCGGACGTCCGATGTGCCTGCTATTTGAGTTTATGGCCCGGGGTGATTTGAACGAGTTTTTGCGCCAGTGCTCTCCGTTTGCGCAACAAAACCGTGCCGATAGCATTAGCACCGAGCTGTCGCACGGTGATCTGCTGAACATTGCCCATCAGATCGCGTCCGGTATGATGTACCTTTCGGAGCGCAAGTTCGTGCACCGGGATCTGGCCACCCGTAACTGTTTGATCGACGATCAGATGGTGGTGAAGATTGCCGACTTTGGGTTGTCGCACAAGATCTACCTGCAGGATTACTACAAGGGTGATGAGAACGATGCTATCCCGATCCGCTGGATGCCGCTCGAGAGTATTCTCTACAATAAGTACACGATCGAATCGGACGTTTGGGCGTACGGGGTGTGTCTGTGGGAGATATTCTCGTTCGCGATGCAACCCTACTACGGCATGACGCACGAGGAGGTGGTAAAATTCGTCAAGGAAGGCAACATGCTTGGCTGCCCGGAGAACACACCATTGACGGTGTACGATCTGATGCGTCGCTGTTGGAGCCGGAAACCGAACGATCGGCCTAGCTTTCATGCGATCTATCAAAAACTGCAGCAAATACGGGCCGATTTCGAAGGCAAAATGCTTATGTAG
- the LOC125954440 gene encoding kinesin-like protein subito, with protein MKRAKPSYLEAPENSVDRLRRPRPTKGTSWDSLLAERQSRVALEEAFEKEEEESPSTSYRSEDDQFDELPAELPATKDEETVKVCLRLRPYSQSHNCNLKIRDSSTLVVKCAGENQPGASSEKHFTFSNVFDDHVSQAEVYDSCIRPTIRLTSGEPGATILTYGTSGSGKTYTLLGNAEQPGIVPRSIEQIYEELRGHVSSEPMLKMEGMQLCPLSDGEMIEEKYKVATIKDMLRSDSHEQISQVIQSQQQFQPLELGDRRVFIWISFVEIYNENVYDLLNLDEACAKRKPLKVLANEGNAYIKGLSTLYASTKEEAYNLLEYGLQSATYGSTDVNCNSSRSHSIFTMNVITHSLAMQQISQSVYKFCDLAGSERQKKTGTMANRLKEAQKINNSLLVLGRCLETVHRNQKPRKVHDLVPVRDSKLTMIIQSALLGKEPMTMIVNVHPTDEFYDENINVLNFSSIAKQIVIRKPSKMPNNGAESTRYSFLPTSAPDLLVRENEALKLEVQQLRDQLEHSKKTLFIQEYQLRNELTDNFKVQFDKMEDSYQQRIESAKQLAILPYKQQLIVLQRKLESKEREIQELEDELEEDENKLKAYEEEINLLRLSKGKRRLSL; from the exons ATGAAGCGTGCAAAGCCGTCGTACTTGGAAGCCCCGGAAAACAGCGTTGATCGCCTACGCCGACCGCGGCCCACTAAAGGCACCAGCTGGGACTCGTTGCTGGCCGAACGGCAATCGCGGGTTGCGCTGGAGGAAGCgttcgagaaggaggaagaggaatcgCCGTCGACTAGTTACAGATCCGAAGACGACCAATTCGATGAACTGCCTGCGGAATTGCCCGCCACGAAGGATGAAGAAACGGTGAAAGTGTGCCTGCGGCTACGGCCGTACTCCCAGAGCCACAACTGTAACCTGAAAATCCGGGACAGCAGCACACTGGTCGTGAAATGTGCCGGAGAAAACCAGCCCGGTGCCTCCTCTGAAAAGCACTTCACGTTTAGCAACGTTTTCGACGATCACGTATCGCAGGCGGAGGTGTACGATTCCTGCATCCGGCCAACGATCCGGCTGACCTCGGGGGAACCGGGTGCTACCATCCTGACATACGGGACGTCCGGGTCGGGCAAAACGTACACCCTGCTGGGGAATGCTGAGCAACCGGGTATCGTGCCACGGTCGATCGAGCAAATTTACGAGGAGCTGCGGGGACACGTCTCGAGCGAACCGATGTTGAAGATGGAAGGCATGCAACTGTGCCCGCTGAGCGACGGAGAGATGATAGAGGAAAAATACAAAGTGGCCACCATCAAGGACATGCTGAGGTCTGATTCGCACGAACAGATTAGCCAAGTCATTCAgagtcagcagcagttccagccACTGGAACTGGGCGATAGGCGCGTATTCATATGGATTTCCTTCGTAGAGATCTATAATGAGAACGTGTACGATCTGTTGAATTTGGATGAAGCTTGCGCGAAGCGTAAACCATTGAAGGTGCTGGCGAACGAGGGAAACGCGTACATCAAGGGTCTTTCGACACTGTACGCCAGCACCAAAGAAGAGGCGTACAATCTGCTCGAGTACGGGCTGCAGAGCGCAACGTATGGCTCGACCGATGTGAACTGCAACTCTAGTCGATCGCACAGCATCTTCACCATGAACGTCATTACGCACTCCTTAGCGATGCAGCAGATTTCGCAGTCCGTGTACAAGTTTTGTGATTTGGCCGGATCGGAGCGCCAAAAGAAGACCGGCACCATGGCGAATCGGCTGAAAGAGGCCCAGAAGATCAATAActcgttgctggtgcttggCCGCTGTCTTGAGACAGTGCACAGGAATCAAAAACCGCGGAAAGTGCACGATCTGGTGCCGGTGCGTGATTCAAAATTGACGATGATCATTCAATCGGCCTTGCTGGGCAAGgaaccgatgacgatgatcgtcAATGTGCATCCCACCGATGAGTTCTACGACGAGAACATCAACGTGCTTAACTTTTCGTCCATCGCCAAGCAAATCGTGATTCGCAAGCCATCGAAGATGCCAAACAACGGCGCGGAAAGCACACGgtactccttccttcctacatCCGCGCCTGATCTCCTGGTGCGCGAGAACGAAGC GTTAAAGCTAGAGGTCCAACAGTTGCGGGACCAGTTGGAGCAtagcaaaaaaacacttttcattCAGGAGTATCAACTGCGTAACGAGCTGACTGATAACTTTAAGGTGCAGTTTGATAAGATGGAAGATTCCTATCAGCAGCGCATCGAGAGTGCCAAACAGTTGGCCATACTGCCGTACAAACAACAG CTGATTGTGCTACAAAGAAAACTGGAATCGAAGGAGCGAGAGATACAGGAGCTGGAGGACGAACTGGAAGAGGATGAAAACAAGCTGAAGGCCTACGAAGAAGAGATAAACCTGCTTCGGCTAAGCAAGGGAAAGCGTCGATTGTCCTTGTAA